In Crinalium epipsammum PCC 9333, the following are encoded in one genomic region:
- a CDS encoding S-layer homology domain-containing protein, with protein MPRTSFRDVPADYWAYEYISGLARFSVISGFPDGTFKPNEPVTRAQFAAILNQAFMSVQPFQVPNGRLNATQPSTPTFADVPNNHWAAGYIAKARTAGFLSGYPGNQFKPNQPISRVQALISIANGLGYQGGSMAELSAYKDAAAIPKYARPGITAARAANIVVNYPALDQIRPNRPATRAEVAAFVYQALVKDGRAQPVAAAGARWNKAPITTLPTAANVFSFSADGQRLLTLTTGGAKLQVWNTQTGALIKEIAAGAQTRFDGAAISKDGTKVAAIAQTSPTNTVELAAWVIETGQPLWKKTIGPASSTIDGSQIAFSNDNQRIITFVKTNRDGTSVPQLALWNTANGEAVQSLDTSGRFAISPNSQFAISPNGQFLAIQIYPNDSSGRVDLWRLNQSGIFEYARTLPPEDVLFWGMNMVFRNDGLLNVLTRSPYDGLLVTWNPQTGARVTSTELLADRSDEAIGLSPDGDSYFFGGQVAGARLGSVKTGEVQDWPSGYGYRVAFSDRGNYLAILNINPNEVGSTLPTPSISIYSKIAH; from the coding sequence GTGCCAAGAACCTCATTTAGAGATGTCCCCGCCGACTACTGGGCTTATGAATACATATCAGGACTCGCCCGGTTCAGTGTGATTAGCGGCTTCCCCGATGGCACGTTCAAACCTAATGAACCCGTAACCCGCGCGCAGTTTGCGGCAATTTTGAATCAAGCGTTTATGTCAGTGCAGCCTTTTCAAGTACCGAATGGGCGGTTGAATGCAACGCAGCCCAGTACTCCAACCTTTGCGGATGTGCCTAACAATCATTGGGCTGCTGGCTATATTGCTAAAGCTCGCACTGCGGGTTTTCTCTCAGGATATCCGGGGAATCAGTTTAAGCCTAATCAACCGATATCCCGCGTACAGGCCCTGATTTCTATCGCCAATGGATTGGGATATCAGGGCGGTAGTATGGCGGAACTATCTGCCTATAAAGACGCTGCTGCCATTCCAAAATATGCTCGCCCTGGCATAACCGCTGCCAGAGCCGCCAACATTGTTGTTAACTATCCTGCCCTCGATCAGATCCGGCCCAATCGCCCAGCGACCCGCGCTGAGGTGGCGGCTTTTGTCTATCAGGCGTTAGTCAAAGATGGTAGGGCGCAACCTGTGGCAGCAGCTGGTGCTCGCTGGAATAAAGCGCCCATAACAACCCTGCCAACAGCAGCGAACGTGTTTAGCTTTAGCGCAGATGGACAACGGCTACTGACCTTGACCACAGGCGGTGCCAAGCTTCAGGTATGGAATACGCAAACAGGTGCGCTAATTAAGGAGATTGCCGCTGGCGCTCAGACTCGCTTTGATGGGGCGGCGATCAGCAAGGATGGGACGAAGGTGGCGGCGATCGCGCAAACTTCTCCCACAAACACCGTGGAACTAGCGGCATGGGTCATCGAGACAGGTCAGCCGCTGTGGAAAAAAACAATCGGCCCTGCAAGCTCAACCATCGATGGCAGTCAGATTGCCTTTAGTAATGACAATCAGCGAATCATAACGTTTGTGAAAACAAATCGAGACGGCACTTCTGTACCACAACTAGCTCTGTGGAACACGGCGAACGGTGAAGCGGTGCAATCTTTAGACACCAGCGGTCGATTTGCAATTAGCCCCAATAGTCAGTTTGCAATTAGCCCTAATGGTCAGTTTTTAGCCATTCAGATCTACCCGAATGATTCATCTGGCCGCGTAGACCTATGGCGACTCAATCAGAGCGGCATTTTTGAGTACGCTAGGACGCTTCCGCCGGAAGATGTCCTCTTCTGGGGGATGAATATGGTCTTTAGAAACGATGGGTTGCTCAATGTGCTAACGAGATCGCCTTACGATGGACTGCTTGTCACTTGGAATCCACAAACGGGCGCACGCGTGACCAGCACTGAGCTACTGGCTGATCGATCAGATGAGGCCATTGGCCTAAGTCCAGATGGCGATAGCTATTTTTTCGGGGGGCAGGTGGCTGGAGCGCGCTTGGGCAGTGTGAAAACTGGAGAAGTTCAGGACTGGCCCAGTGGCTATGGCTATCGGGTTGCGTTTAGCGATCGCGGCAACTACCTAGCGATCCTGAACATCAACCCCAATGAAGTTGGATCAACGCTACCCACGCCATCCATTAGTATCTATTCTAAAATTGCCCATTAG